The following coding sequences are from one Mytilus trossulus isolate FHL-02 chromosome 8, PNRI_Mtr1.1.1.hap1, whole genome shotgun sequence window:
- the LOC134680629 gene encoding synaptosomal-associated protein 29-like: MAGYNSSNPFFTEEDEKGNFGSRYDSGSSQNPFQSDAENRRNEVLTQIHASEDRQLESTRRMLQSIDESERIGVATGEELLRQGEQLDNIERKTTEMNQEMTTTQKHLNNIKSVFGGVKNWWSGRKANQQQASSNPEPRPSKLRDTVDNSKNEYESKKHVDTSGFGSFEDDDLDKQFMSGSRKQMIHPVTNSHREKEVDENLGLMSDGISKLKGLAMGLGDEIERQNQQIDDRINPQMDKLNLNLENQNKQMKTILRK, translated from the exons TTTGGGTCGCGATATGATTCTGGATCCTCTCAAAATCCTTTCCAGTCTGACGCGGAAAACAGAAGAAATGAAGTTTTAACCCAGATTCATGCCTCTGAAGACAGACAATTAGAATCTACACGAAGAATGTTACAGTCTATAGATGAATCTGAAAGAATTGGGGTTGCAACTGGAGAG GAACTTTTACGCCAAGGTGAACAATTGGACAATATTGAAAGAAAGACAACAGAGATGAATCAAGAAATGACCACtacacaaaaacatttaaacaatattaaaagcGTATTTGGTGGGGTCAAGAACTGGTGGTCAGGGAGAAAAGCCAATCAACAACAAGCTAGTAGTAACCCTGAACCACGACCAAGTAAATTAAGAGACACAGTGGACAATTctaaaaatgaatatgaaagtaAAAAGCATGTAGACACATCTGGGTTTGGTTCATTTGAAGATGACGatcttgataaacaatttatgtCTGGTTCAAGAAAACAGATGATCCACCCTGTTACAAATAGTCATCGAGAAAAGGAAGTAGATGAAAATCTGG gtTTAATGTCAGATGGAATATCTAAACTGAAAGGACTTGCTATGGGACTTGGAGATGAGATTGAGAGACAGAACCAGCAAATAGACGATAGAATTAATCCTCAGATGGACAAACTCAACTTGAATTTAGAAAATCagaataaacaaatgaaaacaattttacGAAAGTAA